In Syngnathus scovelli strain Florida chromosome 16, RoL_Ssco_1.2, whole genome shotgun sequence, the genomic stretch AATCTTTACTCATAAGTGATCTCCTGTATTTGATCTTCGAACGAACATATACAACAGATGTGACATCATAATGTAGTCATTTTAAATGATGGTGACGAGACTATATGATGCGTATCCAAGCAACAgttataacaaaaataatactgGACTTATGAACAGTTAAGAACACTGgtcaataaatttgaattttttttttttttttttttaaatcagagatgGAAGATAACTTTTCTAGATCATTTTTTGCACTGATTGAGAATCTGCCCTCGTTATCAGGTTTTGGTAATAAAATCGATATTGCTCAAGCTTTTATGGGTCAAActtcaaaacaaaaatctgaaaatacaGGAGTTCTAAAACTTGATATAAAAgttaaaaagtgaagaaaatttgcaaatcagcgtcaaacaaacattgagtgatACAAAAAGGCAACTCGCATTGAAATTTGCTGTTGTATTGAAACCTTTGTCGTGCTCGTCAACGCGTCACCTGAAAAACACATGCGAAATAAATGCACACACCCAAAAATGTGACAACCGTCACAAAACTTGAACTGGAGGGCAAACGGTACCGTAAAGTTTGATTGGCGCTGACGTACACAGATGTTCGGGCTGGGTTTGATGATGTCACGGGAGAGTGGGCGTGGTCAGAGAAGGCCCTGCCGCCTGAGGATGTTTGCAAAAGAAAGCAAACTTgagaaatttgtatttttttgtgttagTTACCGAAGTAGTCCGATTACTTACGCGTGATGACTGCGGAGCGCCGACGTTGAGTCATGTGATTCCATGTGTCAATCATGTGTCAGTGATATGAAAGGTCGCCTCCGTCTGTCACCTGACGTGACGCCGCGCCGCTCGCCAACTTTTCCTCTGACGCGTCACATGCGACACTCAtgtcaacacacacgcacaaacacacacgctcaGACAAATCAACGCACCCGTGCGTGTCCGTCATGTTGTTGTTGACACGTGGTCATGTGATGTTGTGAACAACGGAGTGACAAGTTGTCCTCGTTCAGCACGCAACCTGAAAACACACGTGCGCACGTTCACATGTAAaatacacacgtgcacacacatcaGACACAGACGCATACGCTCAGGTGGTACCTGAGGGTAGCGCGCAGGCGTAGTGAAAGGATCGTGTGCAGCCTTTGTGCGAACATCCCATAATAGCGCCTGACAGATGACACCCACAGCAAATCTGACAGAGGGAGTAGAAGTACTGATTAGCagaagatgatgtcatcacaggcagacaaaaaagacaaagaagACTGGACCCACCGTGTGGCTCGCCAGCTGCTCCGCCTCCCGTAGGCCGTACAAGTTTCCTCGCACCAGGAAGACTTGGCCGCTCCACACGCTGCAGTCTGAGTGGACCCAGCGCTCATCAAGCTGGTGGGCGGCGGCGTCACCGCGTTCCAGCAACTCGGCGGGCCGGCCCGACGCGGGAAAGTACGGCCCGTGGAGGTCACCTAACCCATCGCCGTTGGCCTGGCGACCACACAGGCAGCACAGCGGCGTTGCGTCGCCAGCGTCCTTAAGTCGACCCAGACGGAAGCAGGATGTTTTGGGGATGACGCCAGAAGAGCGAGCggcgttttgttgtttttggagtGAGTCGTCCAGCTGGTCCTGCTGGTTGACCACCGTCACGTCGTTTGGCCGCAAGCTGCCGTGCTGCCGCACTCGCACAAACGGGCAAAAGTTGTCCaatgtcttcttcttcttggccaCTTCTTGCATGGCAGTGCACCTTAATTTGATTTGAGGCTCCGGCGGCGAGAAAAGAGACGACGGTGGACACCACGCCTTACGTTTGCGCCGTTGTCTCTTCACAGATTTTTTAGCTACCGCCGATGACTTTGAAGTTCTTTTTCCAGTGTCGGCAGATTTGTTAGTGACGCGGCGCCGCTGAGAGTTATTTGATTTGTTGGCAGCGTGTCGTTGGCGAGTGTTATCAGAATTGTCTGGGACGTGACGTTGAAGAGCATCATCCGATTCACCAGTGTGACCTTGGCGAGCCGTGTTGGCTTTGTTGGTGACGCGGCGCAGGGGGAAGCTGTCTGATTCGTTAACATGATCGGTTTCTCGTGCGTCCTCAGC encodes the following:
- the LOC125983608 gene encoding uncharacterized protein encodes the protein MEALPSEPSVMAVDLSKSFSATSRTRNQRTPASDLPTKPEWYHRCPTGSCLDSSYGTGSYEREDGVEPSHVSAGLPQGVYRDGDLWCPGFYQAGASCEDDSDSGSDVIVLLAASKEPLLCASFVADGVRRIVEPLPPTPSLPGCCQQTLSLQSSDTSSSEEEEEEEMEEESESSADIPPHHARPVVLLADLSTDYAVYDGATRSQADVLSDDSDVVEVPATQSTRKRLTLPPNKIQDKSDSVGRKRSVRIRANSMQTSLSPWSTRHRLARSVKKDAVGVYYESCNSDDATGYALESDDDAHGCHTGRESDSSCQSWDLNQSHEAQQHLAADKAEDARETDHVNESDSFPLRRVTNKANTARQGHTGESDDALQRHVPDNSDNTRQRHAANKSNNSQRRRVTNKSADTGKRTSKSSAVAKKSVKRQRRKRKAWCPPSSLFSPPEPQIKLRCTAMQEVAKKKKTLDNFCPFVRVRQHGSLRPNDVTVVNQQDQLDDSLQKQQNAARSSGVIPKTSCFRLGRLKDAGDATPLCCLCGRQANGDGLGDLHGPYFPASGRPAELLERGDAAAHQLDERWVHSDCSVWSGQVFLVRGNLYGLREAEQLASHTICCGCHLSGAIMGCSHKGCTRSFHYACALPSGCVLNEDNLSLRCSQHHMTTCQQQHDGHARRKSWRAARRHVR